The sequence CACGATGCCGAACAGCAGCACGATGTCGCCCACCGACATGACGGACGTCTCTAGGAACTCCTGCATCGAATTGACGTCGCCCTGCAGGCGCGACATCAGCCGGCCGACCTCGGTCTTGTCCATGAAACTCAGGGACACGCGCTGCAGATGGCTGAACATGGCGCGGCGCAGGTCGGACAGCACGTTCTCGGCCACCTTGCCGACGACACTTTCCTGCACATGGCTGGCGGCATAGTTGATCAGGATAATCACAGCGAAGATGCCGGTTGCCCAGATCATCACCGAACGGTCGAGCCTGCCCGGCGCCATGCCGTGGTCGATGGCGTAGCGGATGACCAGCGGGATCGCCAGCTGCGTCAGCGTGAACACCAGCACCGCCGCGACCGAGATGAAAATCCGGCCCTGATACGGTCTGACGAAGCCCCAGATGCGCCTGACGATGCGCGGATCATAGGCCTTGCCGAAAACCTCTTCCTCGTCGCGATGCGAGCCGACCACCGCCTTGGTCGGCCGCCCGCTTTTGTCCTCCTTCTCGTCGTCGTCCTGCGTCGACATCATGCGGCTCCCTCGAGGCGGTCGTCGTCCGGCCGCAGCTGCAGGTCGTAAAGCGCGCGATAGCGACCGCCGAGCGCAAGCAGCTCCTCGTGCGTGCCGCGCTCGACGATGCGGCCGCCTTCGACGAACAGGATCTGGTCGGCATGCATCAGCGAACTCAGCCGATGCGAGATGATCAGCGTCACGCGATCTCTGGCGAAGCGCTTCATCGCCGCGCGGATGCGCTGCTCGGTGCCGGCGTCGATGGCGGCGGTGGAATCGTCGAAGACCAGAACCGATGGCCGCAGCATCAGGCTGCGCGCGATGGTCAGGCGCTGCCTCTGGCCGCCGGAAAGCGAGGCGCCGCGTTCGCCGACGACGGTGGTGTAGCCGGCTGGAAGCCCGATAATGTAGTTGTGCAGCTGGGCATACTCGGCGGCTTGCCCGATGCGGGTCTCGCGCGCCCAGGGATTGCCATAGGCGATGTTGTTCTCGATCGAGGTGGTGAACAGGAACGCGTCCTGCTGCACGACGCCGACCGCCTTGCGCAGCGATTGCAGCGTGACCTTGCTGATGTCCTGGCCGTCGATGGTGATCGCGCCCGAGGTGACGTCGTAGAAGCGCGGGATCAGATGCGCGATCGTCGACTTGCCGCTGCCGGGCGGGCCGACAATGCCGATCGTCTGGCCGGGCCTCGCCTCGAAGGAGATGCCGGACAGGGTCGGACGGTCGCCCGCGCCCGCATAGCGGAAGCCGACATCGTCGAAGCGCAGCACGCCCTCGGTGATGACGAGATCTCTGGCGTCGGGCGCGTCCTTGATGTCGAGTTCGGTGTCGAGCAGTTCGAACAGCCGCGTGCCGCAGGTCGAGGCGCGCGCGAACGAGTTGACCATCAGGCCGAGCTGGCGCACCGGCATCTGCAGGATGGTCATGAAAGTGAGGAACTGCGCCAGCGTGCCGACGCTGATCTGGCCCGCAATCACCTTCTGGCCGCCGAACCACAGCACCAGGCCCATGGCCGCCAGGAAGGAAAAGTTCATGGCGCTGGTGTTGGAGACGCGGATGTCGACGCGCTCATTGGCCAGCTCCAGCGCATCCTGCTTGGCGCGGTCGAATTTTTTGAGCTCATGGCGCTGCGCCGCGAAGGCGCGTACGACACGGATGCCGCCGAGATTCTCGTCCATCACCCGGCTCAGCACCGACAGCCGCTCCTGCAGCGTCAGCCAAGTGCTGCGCAACTTGAGCTGCGTCACCGAGGAGCGCCAGGCGACGAACGGCACGAAGCTCAGGCTGAGCAGGCCGAGGACGAGGTCGGTGCTGATCAAGAGATAGGCGCCGACGCCAATCAGCACGCCGAGCAGGACCACGCGCAGGATTCCGGTGGAAAAGAACATACGCACGCCGTCGAGATCGAGCAGCCCGAGCGTGATGAGATCGCCGGTATGAACCTTGTCGTGGTAGGCAAAGCTCAGGCGTTGGATCTTCTCATAGAAGGCCAGCCGCAATTCGTAGCCGGTTTGATGGCCGACGGCCTCGCCATAATAGTTCTGCGCCATGGTGAAGAGACCGCGCAGGATGCTGACGACGAGCAGCGTGAGCGCCGTGTGCCACAGCGCCTGTTCCGCGACAGTGCCTCCACTCGCGGCCATCACGCCTTGCGCCTGGTCGATGGCGCGTCCCAGGAGGCGAGGGATGAAAAGCTGCAGCGTCGCGGCGATGAAGGTCGAGACGAGGGTGATGGCGACCTGCCAGGGATGGCGCAGCGTCATGCGCACGATACGCAGCAAGGTGCTGAGGCCTTTGCCCCAGGAGGCTTCCGCCACATGGGCAAACGATTTGCCGCGCTTCGCCGCGCCGCTGGTTGCATCCGTAGGCAAGGAAAATATCCAGTCCAATCCGGACATTAGCCCGGACGAATGAAGCAGACTCAGTTCAGATGGCGCGATGTTACGCGTGTCCGACTTGACCCTTCAAGGGGCCAATGGCGGTATCGCACTGTGCCTGACAGGCGGTGCCGCTATTGGTCGTTAATGGGCGCTTGCGGCCTTGCGGTCAAAGATCATGGGAGGGTGTCGATGCGACATTCACTGGCATAAACAATTTTATGGCATTGACGCGCAGATTCTCCAGCTCGACCCAGCCTTGACGGACTATCAGTTCTGTCACGCATCGCCGACATTCCACGCACGCGGCCGATCCGGCAGCGAGGGCCGACATCGGCGTGAATACCAAGAGGGCAGTCTTCTTTGACAAATTTTCCCTTCACCGAAGCCATGCCAATCCAGTTTCAAGCGCCGTTGCCGAAGGCTTCGGAGGTTGTGGTCATCGGCGGTGGCGTCATCGGTGTGACCACGGCTCTGTTCCTGGCGCGACGCAACATTTCAGTGACATTGCTGGAAAAGGGCCGCATCGCCGGCGAGCAATCGTCGCGGAACTGGGGCTGGATCCGGCAGCAGGGTCGCGACGCCGCTGAACTGCCTGTTGTCATCGAAGCGCAACGCCTCTGGCGTCAACTGGCCGAGGAATGCGGCGAAGACATCGGGTTGAAGCAGACCGGCGTTACCTATCTTGCGCGAACCGACAAGGAGATGGCCGGCTTCGCGAAGTTCTTGGAAGTAGCCGAGATGCACGGCGTCGACACGCGTCTCCTCGATCAAGCCGGAACAGCCAAGCTGATCCCGGCCATGTCGCGCTCCTTCAAGGGTGCGATGACCACGCCATCGGACATGCGCGCCGAGCCTTGGGTCGCGGTGCCAGCACTTGCCCGCCTGGCCGCCCGGGAGGGTGTCACCATCATCGAGAATTGTGCGGCGCGCATGCTCGACATAGCGGCTGGTCGCATCAGCGGGGTCTGGACCGAGCAGGGCCGCATCGCCACCTCGAACGCGGTCTTGGCGAGTGGTGCGTGGACGTCACTCTTCCTGCGCGCCCACGGCGTTTCCATCCCGCAGCTCAGCGTCAGGGCGACCGTCGCCGCGACCGGACCCATGCCCGAAATCCATGCGGGAGCCGTTGCCGACGAACACATCGCATTCCGGCGCCGGCAGGATGGCGGTTACACGCTGGCATCGGGAGGCTCCAATCAGCTGTATGTCGGGCCTGACGCGTTTCGTCACGCGCGCAAATATGTTCCGGCCCTGATGGCCAATCCTTTTGGCACCCACTATTTGCCGGCCGCGCCGCGAGGCTATCCGGACGGCTGGTCAACCCCACGCAGATGGAACGCGGACGAGGAAAGCCCGTTCGAACGGATGCGCATCCTCAATCCGGCTCCGAAAACCTCGGCGCTGCGCGATATCGACCGCGAATTCACCGCACTTTTCCCGCATTTCAAGACGGTGCCGATCAAGGCGAGCTGGGCGGGCATGATCGATGCGATGCCGGATGTCGTGCCGGTCGTTGATCGTGCCGCCGAAATTCCGGGTCTCGTTATCGCCACCGGGATGAGCGGTCACGGCTTTGGCATCGGACCCGGCATGGGCCGCGTCGTGTCCGACCTCGTCCAGGGAAACGAGATCGGACATGATCTTCACAGATTCCGTCAATCCCGGTTCAGCGACGGCAGCCCGATCAAGTTGGGACCCAGCCTCTAGATCGTGTCGCAACTTGCCGCGGGTTTGCCGCCGGTGATCGACCTGACACCCTTCCGGGCGGATAGGTTCTGATTATTCAGGACACCTGCTGTCGCAGCGGGCCTGCCGTTCTTGCTTTGGGGGAAACGACGTGACCGCAAATACCAGCTCACAGGCCGGGGAGCCGATCGATCCGCAAAGCGTCTACGCCGTGCTGATCTGCGACCTGGTCGGCCTGCGTTTCGGACCTGACGGCAAGCCTGATCCAAGCGAAGTGCGCGCCCATATCGAAGCCAAGGGCGGCCGCTTCCACGCGGAGGCACTTGGCGACAAAGCAAGCCTCGAGCATGGCCGGGTGCATTTCTTCTACCAGCCGGATCTCAGCACGCGTGAAGAGCTGATCGAAGCCGCGGGCGATGGATGCTACGATGCCGTCATCGCCGCCGCGACCTTCCTGCCCGCCGAGACCGTCTTTCCGCTGGCCGGCGTGCGGATCGGCGCCGGCACCGGCAATATGGGCTCGCGCTCCTGGGGTGGAGGCAGCGGCGAGGGCGGCACCGCCGTGCTGATGAACACGCCCGGCATCAACAGCCGCGCCACGGCGCAGATGGCGATGAAGGCGATTTTGAACGTGCTGCCGGATCTTCCGGTCGACAGGCTTCACGAGCGGGTGGCGCGCGGCGCCTTCGACACGGGCAGGGAGCTGCGCGATTTCCCCACCGAGAAGCTTGAAGGCAAGACGCTTGCCGTAATCGGCTACGGCAATATCGGCCGCGAGGTGGCCAAGCTCGCCCGCGCCTTCGGCATGCGCGTGGTGATCCACGCCCGGCCTAGGCACCGCGACTGGATTGAAGCCGAGGGCTTTGCCTTTGCGCCAGACCTCATCGATGCGGCTGAAGGTGCCGATGTGCTCAGCGTCCATGTCGGCCTCGGCAAGCAGGATGCGCAAACCGGCCGCTACGCCAATGCAGGGCTCATCGGCGCGGACGTCCTGTCCCGCATGAACAAAGGCGCGGTGCTGGTCAATTACGATCGCGGCGAGCTTGTCGACGTTGCGGCCCTCGGAGACGCCCTCGATGCAGGCCAGGTGCGCCACGCCGCCATCGATGCCGACCTGTTCAGCGATGCCTCGACCGGGCGTCTTTCCGGCCCGATGCTGCCCTATCTCGACCTCGTCGAGAAGCATGGCGACAAACTCGAACTTCTGCCGCATGCGGCAGCCGATACCGATCATCCCTCGCGCGTCGCCGGCGCCAAACAGGCCGTCGACCAGCTGTTCGATGTCATCTGCCGCAAATCGGTGGCGAATGCGAAGGGCACGGTGCCGCCGGGCTATCTCTCCCTTGGCGCGACGACGCCCCCCGGCATCGGACCGGTGACGGCGGACCACCTTTTGAAATTGACCGCCGACGAATGCTCCGAGCTGGCGGATGTCTGCGATCGACAAGGCCGGTTGTGGCAGGCTCTGTTGGACACGCCGCCTGCCGAGCGCAGCAGGATCGTCGCCGAACAGGGCGAGGAGCTCGTCCGGATGATCGATCACTTCTGCCTTCTGGCCGAGAAGCTGAATCTCAGGGGGCCTTACCAGTAATATCGGGGCGCTAGTCCAGCTCTCACGGCTCGATCCGGTACCGGTGTGGAACGCCCGTCGCAGCCCGGTTGTGGATCTTGTCGGGCGCTTGACCCGCCAGCACCGCGACTTCGTCGTCGCGCACCGGCGTATAGAGCCGATAATATTGATGGCTATTCATGTTGAGTTCGGTTGGAACGACGTCGCTCACGTCCACCGCACTCACCTTGTCGCTGATGGTCGCCATATTGTCGGGTCCTCCGGCGCCGAGCCGGGGGCCGTTGAATTCAATTCCGGCACTCAGGAAGGTCAGCACCCAATCCTTGTGGGTGTAGTAGACGGTAACGCCACGCCCGAGGTCTGGCAGCGCCTTTAATTTGTCCTGACGGTCGAAAGCGTCGGAGTCTTCGTCGGCAGCGGCGAGAATGATCTGATTGAAGATGGTCGGAAGATGCGTCGCCGGTACGGACGGTTGGGTCTCACCGGGTTTTGTATCTTGCGGCTGTGCCAGCAATGCCTGGACGCCAAAACGCAGCATATAGTTTCCCATACTGTGACAGAGCAGGTGAACGGTTGGACGCTGTGAGGTTGGGGAAAGGCCGGCAAGTTCCGATGCCAACCTGCGGATCACCCGTGCAAACGCGGGACCGCTCTGTCGTGACGTTGCCCGGTCATGCTGGTAGCCGATCAATGTGCCCGCGGACGGCCAGCTGAAAACGATGATCTCGGCGTCTATTCCGTAGAAGCTGAGGATCGTCGCCGCACGCTCGACGCTGTCGGAAAAGGTGTTGAAGAAGCCGTGCGCGAACAAGATGATCGTCTTTGCCGAAACGAATGCCGGATGAAGCGCAGCAAACATCTGGTCGCTTCCGCGAATTTGAGCCTTGCCTTTCTCGACGAGTATCTTCTCGTCGTACACAAGCAAGGTGCCAGGCACGATCTTGCCCTGTTTGGGGGCTCCGGTGACCATCACCTGGACCTCTCCGTAGCGAACATCGACGCCTTGAGCCTGGCTGAGATTGGGACCAAAACCGGTGATCCGACCCTGACTGTTCACGATCGGGTTTCGATTGCTGACGAAATGGACCTTGTAGGTGTTGGCCATGGGTTCCTCCAGACGGGATCGGGGGTGCCAGATCAGACAGACGCTCGGCCTTCATTGGCCTCCAGGGGACAGTTTACTTTGTGCATTGAGTTTTAGGAGTTTCATATTGAATGGCGCGAATATCATCGCGCCTGTGTTCAGCATCCGTACAGTCACCAGGAAGCATCTTGCCGTTGGGCATGATTACGTTACAGACAATCGCTTTGGTTCCGGCTTGAGCGTCGAGTAGGCTTTCCTCTGTTATTCCGGATGCTCCACGAAAATTCGTATCGATGAGCACTGCCCCATCGAATACGGGGTCGGTGATCTTAGCGCCTTCGAATGAAGTATGCTTCAGATCGGCAGCGGAGAAATTAGGATTTTCAAGTTGCGCTTGCTCGAATTCGGCTTTGTAGAGCAAGGCATTGGCAAAGGACGGTTTATGCAAATTCGACCGGATAAAAGTTGCGCTGTCCAACACAGCACCGTCAAACCTGGTTTCCTCGCCGTAGCTGTCGTCAAAATGGGCAGAGCTCACGGCTGTGCGCACCTTGTAAGCGTGAATCATATCCGGAACGGCGGAGTTAAGACCTGGGCAGAAAGCCGCCCCAGACAGCCCGGCGCTATTGAGATTTGCCCCAGCCAGGTTTGCGCCACTCAGATCGGCTTCGCGCAAATTGGCAGCTCTGAAGTTTGCTCGGTATAATCCGGAGCCGTGTAGGTCGGCATTGTAGAAATCCGAGTTGCTGAACGCCGCATAGTGTTTCGCCGGATCGTCCGCGAGAACGGCGCCAGGAAATTTGCCGGTGCGAAAGTCAAATCCCGTCTCTGTTTGCGAAGTTCGAAATGCAACAATTTGTAGTGCGGTCAGCGCATCCGGATGAACGATCTGGCTCGATTGCGCCGGCTGCTCCACGGCGAACGCCGCCAGCGCTCTGAGCAGGATCAAGCCTCGATCCTCGTCACCTTTGCTGCCAGACGCAGAGGCGGCACCGTCATTGTCGATCAGCGTTTTTAAAGCATAGAGTCCGCCTATCCGTGTCGCCATGCTTGTGGCGCCAAGAGCTTCGAACCCTCGCCGGTATTGATCTTGATAAGCGACGTCCTGCGACTGCTGGTAGGTCCTTAATGCTTGAATTGCGGCGACAGAGGCTGCAAGTGCGCCGATCAATGCGAGCGGGAACCCGATAATCTGCCCCAAGGCCTTGCGATAGTCGTCTTCGACTTCGAGCTGGGACTTATCCCTGCCTACGGCGAGACGAGCTGCAATCCAACGAGGAACAGTCAGCCAAATTGCCGCCGCTATAATAATCAGGACGATTGCCACAAATACAAACCAAAATAAGAAGCTTATAGAAAGTAGATTAGGCATCTATTTACTCGATTTGTTAGCAGTATGTGCATCTAGAAGGTTGTCAAAGTATTGACAATATACAAATGGTTATTTTACACCAAATTTCCCGTTTTCTCATAAATATTGTGCGCGCCCTTCAGGGAGAGAAGGTGCATTTTGATTCATATTTCTTGCTAAGAACGTACTTATTATTCTTAATTTGGTATTGGCTTTTCGACAAGCAATTTCGCATCACCTCATCTCTTTCTTGCTGATGCATCGCTTCGACGGCATGCGGCAGCAGATGGCGGGCAACTGGGTGTTTTCTGCGTGAGGGAATGGAACGGCCATATCGACAGCGGCGTCGTTAGCTTGACGTTTGTGACGCCGGCCTGCAGATCCGGGTGCCGGCGACACCGTGCTTGGTGGATCGGTCGCCGCTCAGTACCGCGGACCGGCCACCATTCGCGCCATCCGTGTCATGTCCGTACTCATCTCGCGGTCGTCGTCGAGCGGGCTGACGAGCGCGCGGACAGCGGCGAAGGTGCGCTGCGGCCCTTCGCCCATGCTGTCGACGACACCGCGCAGCTCCACGCCGGTCGCCGCGAAGATCAGCTCCATCGCCACGAGATAGCGCATGCGCTCGATGATCTCGGCGGTCTTGGCCACGACGCGTGGCGCCATCGACGACTGGTCCTCGATACCGTCCGAAACGGCGAGCGGGCTGAGCGACATCGGGTTGGCCAGATGCCGGATTTCGGCTTCCAGCGCTGACAATGGTTTCTGCAGTTCCGCATAGCCCTGGCGGCTGCCGCCCCTGGCCGACAGGAAGCGCGGCAGGTCGGCGATCGTCGGCGACATCAGCTTCATGCAGCGATTGGCCGTGCCGACCGCGCAATGCGCGAGCGCCTGGCCGAGCTGTTCAAAGGCCAGCGTCATCGCCGTGAGGTCGAAATTGCCGTTGGAAATCACCCGCTCGCCCTCGGCCAGGATCACGGGATTGTCGCCGGAATGGGTCAGTTCGATCTCGGTCGCCAGCCTTGCCTGTTCGAACGCATTGAGCAGGCCGCCCCAGACCTGCGGCACGCAGCGATAGCTGAGCGGATCCTGCAAGCGCCGTGCCGCTCTGTCCTTCCACAGACCGCTTCCCGCCAGTTCCGTGCGCAGCCGGGCGCCGATCTCGCGCTGGCCGAAGGCCGGCCGCGCGGCCAGCGCCTGCTCGTCGATTGCGGAGAGGGAGGAGCGAAACGCCTCATAGTTGAGCGCCACGGCAGCCAGCGCCCAGTCGATGAGATGGGCGACGTCTTCGAGGCACAGGCACGCGGTTCCGGTCGACAGGCTGTTGGCGACGATGATGGCGTGACCGTCCTTCTCACGCAGATCGAGCGGCTCGAGCCCGGCGAGAGCGAGCGCCTCGGCAGAGGGCATGATCCTGCCCTGAAACTCCGCTTCGCCATCGCCGCGCAGCGACCTTGCCATATGGCCGAGATGGGCAAGGTCGGCCGCGCCGATCGAGCCCCAGGTCGGGATCACCGGATGGACGCCGGCGTTGAGCGCCGCGACGAGGCCCATGACCACGCGTTCGGAGGTGCCGGTGCCACCGGCGGCCATGCCCGAGATGCGCGCGGTCATCATCGCCCGCACCGCCTCGGTCGGCATCGCCGGTCCGATGCCCATGCTGTGGCTGAGCGGTACGCTGTGCTGGAAGGCGATCAGGTCCGCCTGTGCGAGCGGCGTGTCGACACAGGCGCCGAGGCCCGTGGTGACGCCGTACATCGGCTTGCCGAGCCCGGTGAGATGCTCGATCAGCGCGCGGCTCGCCCGGATGCGGCGCATCGCTTCCTCGCCCAGCATGAGCCGGGCGTTGCGACGTGCGATCTCGGCGACGTCGGCCACGCCGAGCGGCTTGGCGTCGAGCAATATCATTCGGCCTGTCATGTCTCGCCTGTATCCTGTGGCCTGATGCCCGGACCAGTATTGTTACGGGCGTCGCCGTTTGTGACGGCTCGCGGACACGACTGCAAGCCATTCCCATTGGGACAGCGGCGATAAGGTGGTCAGAAGCGAGGGGCCAGGAAACTATGCCGGCCGCTCCGCGACGGCGTCCGGGACGACCACCAGCTTGCCGACGAAATCCTTGGCAATGAAATCCGCCTGCGCGCGGTGGAAGTCGGAGAGCCTGTAGACACCGCCGACCAGCGGCCGGATCTTTCTTGCCTCGATATAGCCGACGATGCGGCGGAAATCCGCGCGCGTGCCCTGGCTCGAGCCATGCAACTGCAACTGCTTGAGATACATGGTCCTGAGATCGAGTTGCACGACCGGGCCGGCGATCGCACCGGCGGTGGTATAGCGCCCCTCAGGTCTGAGAATGCGCAGCAGGTCGTTGAAGATCGCGCCGCCAACAAGGTCGGCTACGACGTCGATCGGCTGGCCGCCGGTCGCTTCAATCACGGCTTGCGGCAGGTCGGCGACGCCACGGGTGATGACAGCTTCGGCGCCGATGTCGATCACCGCCTGTTCCTTGCCCTTGCCGACAACGGCATAGGGAATGGCGCCGCGCGCCCGCGCCAGCTGGACGATGCCGGAGCCAACGCCGCCCGAAGCGCCGGTGACCAGCACGCGTTCGCCGGCCTTCAAGCCGGCGCGTTCCAGCATCTGTTCGCCGGTGAGATAGGCGCAGCAGAAGGTGGCGAGTTCGACATCGCTCATATCCGTGTCGACGACATGCGCGTTCTCAGCCGGCACCGCCTGATACTCGGCATAACCGCCGTCGCGGCCATGGCCCATATAGTCGATGTCGGCGAGCGAATCGTCGTCGCGGTTGTAGATGGAGAAATCGACCATCACGCGTTCGCCGATACGGTCCGGCGACACGCCCTCGCCAACCGCAACGATATGGCCAACCGTGTCGGTGCCCTGGATGCGGGGGAAGGTCAGCGTGTTGCCTTGGCGTCGCCAGGTCGACACCGCGGCAGCATCCTCCTCCGTACCATAGGCGCCCTGGCGCACCCAGACATCGGTGTTGTTCATCCCGCAGGCGCTGACCTTGACCAGCACTTCACCCGGGGCAGGCACGGGCACTTTCACATCGGTGCGGTAGACGAGCTTGTCCGGTCCGCCGTGCCCGGTCAGCAGCACGGCGGCCATGGTGGCGGGGAGGGTTCTGGTCATGGCATTCATCGTCGATCTCAGAGATTGGCAAACACGCTCTTCACCGCATCGGCCGTCTTCGAAACGACGATGTCGGCCTCCTCGCGGGTCAGGCAGAGCGGCGGCGCAAAGCCGAGGATGTCGCCTTGTGGCATGGCGCGGCCGATGACGCCGCTTGCGGCAAGCGCTGTCGCCACTTGCGGACCGATCTTCTGCGAGGCGTCGAAGAACACCCGGTCGTCCTTGTCGGCGACGAACTCGACCGCCGCCAACATGCCGTCGCCGCGCACGTCGCCAACGTTTTTATGGCCGCCGACGGCCTTGGCGAGCTCAGCACGGAAATAGGCGCCGATTTCCTTGGCATTGGTCACCAGATCCATCTCATCGATCAGTTCGAGATTGGCGACGCCGGCGGCAACGCAGATCGGATGCGCCGAATAGGTCCAGCCATGGCCGAGCGACCCGAGCTTGTCGGAACCCTGCACCAGCACCTGCCACATCTTGTCGGCGACGATGACGCCCGACAGCGGCGCATACGCCGAGGTCAGGCCCTTGGCGATGGTGATGAGATCCGGCTTGATGCCGTAGTGGTCGGAGCCGAACATGGTGCCCAGCCGGCCAAAGCCCGTCACCACCTCGTCGGCGACCAGCAGCACGTCATACTTCTTCAGCACCGCCTGGATCTTCTCCCAATAACCGGCCGGCGGCGGCACGATGCCGCCCGTGCCGAGGATCGGCTCGCCGATGAAGGCAGCGACGGTTTCGGGGCCCTCGGCCAGGATCATCTCCTCGAGCTTGTCGGCGCAATGCTGCGAAAACTGCTCCTCGCCCATCGAGCGGTCGGCGCGGCGGAAATAA is a genomic window of Mesorhizobium huakuii containing:
- a CDS encoding aspartate aminotransferase family protein → MLDQSNELAAWDRDHFFHPSTHMGTHARGESPTRIMAGGEGVTVWDNNGKKSIDAFAGLYCVNVGYGRQKIADAIAAQARNLAYYHAYVGHGTEASITLAKMIIDRAPKGMSRVYFGLSGSDANETNIKLIWYYNNVLGRPEKKKIISRWRGYHGSGVMTGSLTGLDLFHNAFDLPRAPVLHTEAPYYFRRADRSMGEEQFSQHCADKLEEMILAEGPETVAAFIGEPILGTGGIVPPPAGYWEKIQAVLKKYDVLLVADEVVTGFGRLGTMFGSDHYGIKPDLITIAKGLTSAYAPLSGVIVADKMWQVLVQGSDKLGSLGHGWTYSAHPICVAAGVANLELIDEMDLVTNAKEIGAYFRAELAKAVGGHKNVGDVRGDGMLAAVEFVADKDDRVFFDASQKIGPQVATALAASGVIGRAMPQGDILGFAPPLCLTREEADIVVSKTADAVKSVFANL